AGACGGAGGTGAACGGAAGCCGGTCGAACTCCGGGCCGGCTGGGCCGTCGCGCAGGTCGTCCGGCAGCCGGTCCCGCAGCGTCGCGACCCGGCCGCCGACGCCGGCCTTGGGATCGTCCCAGCCGAACCAGGCGCCGAGCTTCCAGCGGATCGCGAACAACGCCCGCGCCACCCGCGACGGACTGCCCGACGTGTCGCCGGTGGCGGACTGCCGGACCAGGCGGGGGAAGTCGTCCGGGCCGCCGGGCGTCGGCAGCGCCCAGACGTCGTAGAGGCGGAAGTCGGGGGCGAGCTCGTGGATGCGCCACGGCCTGGACGTGTGGGCGGAATCGGGCAGCTTCATGGGTCGGTCCTCCGTGCGATCGGTGCCGAGTCGAGTCCGAGCACGCCACCGACGGCGCGCGCCGCGAGCGTCTCGTCGTGCGGGTCGTGGCCGGCCAGCGCGATGACCGTCCCTTCGAGCGCGCCGACGAACGCCAGCGCCAGGGTCCGCGACGGCACACCGGCCGGGATCGCGCCGGCCCGCCGTCCGTCCTGGATGAGCCCTTCGCAGAGGCAGACGAGCGCCTCGTAGCCGCGTTCGATCTCACGCCCGACCGGATGGTCCTGGCCGCTGAACTCCAGCCGCAGCGCGATCGCCATCCGCGCGATGTCGCGGCGGCAGTACACGGCGTGCCCGCGGGCCAGCGTCAGCAACGCGGCCACCGGCTCGGTCTCCCGCTCGATCAGCGGGCCGACCTCCTGCTGCCACGTCCCGATCCCCCAGTCGATGACCGCGAGCGTGAGTTCCTGCTTGTCGCGGAACTGGTGATAGAGGGCGCCGCGCGTGTACCCGGCGTCGCGGGCGACGCGTTCCAGCGAGAGGTGCCCGTACCCGTAGCGCGACAGCCCCCGCGCGGCCGCCTCCAGCAGCGCGTCGCGGCTACGCGCCCGGCGATCGGCCTGCGTGGGCCGCTCGCCCGGCCGGGTCCGGCTCACGGCGATCGCCACATACATACGTGCATGTATGTAGGTTAGCGCGACGGTGATGCGGACGCGGCGGCGGGGACGAGGCGGTGTGCGTCAGCGCCGCACGGGGACGGCCCAGCTGCGCCGGGACGGCCGGGGCGAAGGCGGCCAGCGGTGGCGAAGTCGCACGACACAGCGCCGGCCAGCGGCGGGGACGGCGGTGGCCAGCACGGAACCGGCCCGCGCGGACAGGCGAGCGATGGCGAGCCCGCTCGACGCCGAGCCCGGCCAGCGGCGCGGGGACGGCCAGCGGCGCGGGGACGGCCGGCAGTGGCGAGCCCGCACGACACAGCGCCGGCCAGCGGCACCGGGACGGCCAGCGGTGGCGAGCCCGCACGACGCAGAGCCGGCCAGCGGCGCGGGGACGGCAGTGGCGGCAAGCCCGTGCGGCGCAGGGTCAGGCAGAGGTGCACGGATCACCAGAGGGGCACGGCGCGGCGCGGCGGCGCACAGGCCAGACGGGAGACGAGCCAGCCGGCCAACCCGGGGCCGGGCGCCAGGGCAGACGGCTCAGCGCGGGTGCCCGGGGCGTCGAACCCCGGGTACCCGAGCAACTGGGCAACTGGGCAACTGGGCAGCCGGGCAACGCGACAACCAAGCAACCGATCAGCCGGGCAACCGAGCAGCGATCAGAACTGGACGTTCACCGAGCAGTCGGGGATCTCGTCGACCTGGGCGATCGCCTCGTCGTCGACGAAGACGCCGAGGGAGCCGGTGCAGCCGGAACTGGACAGGGTGCCGTCGAAGTCGGCGCGGACGGAGCGGCCGTCGGACGCGGTGCCGGTGCAGGACGCGTCGCCGGACAGCGACGTGCCGGAGCGGGACAGGTCGGTGGAGCAGTCGGGGCCGCTCGAGAGGGTCACGCCGGCGTCGGACAGCTGCCGCGCAACGGCGTCCTCCAGGGCGGTGGCGGCGAGGTCGTTGAGACCCTGGTCGAGTTGTTCGGAGCAGGCCGTCAGCGCCAGAACACCGGCGGCGAGCAGGACGACGGGGCGCAGGAGTCGTAACACGGCGCCGACCCTACAGGCGCCGGATTAAAACCTACTCAATCACTATGGAATCTCGCGATGCAAGACAACATTGCCCGAATGATGGACACGCCGTTCGCGCCGGGAAAGTGAGCATGGCACGATGCTCTGCATGTTGTCCGTCATTCCACTGCTGCTCGTGAGTCGGCGTCACGTCGACTACGGCCGCATGGACAGCATGCTCTGTCTGGCGTTCTGACCGCCCCGGACTCACCAGCCGGGCGCGCGGTCGCGCCGGCAGGCACCCCGGGCACCCGGTCCCGAGCCGAAACGCACCGTGCGTCCCCGACCCCTCGAGGACTGCACTGCACATGTCGCCTACGCAGACGCCGGCCCCCAAGCGCCCCAAGGGCCAGGGGCAGTGGGCCCTCGGCCACCTGGAGCCGCTGAACCCGAACGAGCGGATCAAGAAGGACGATGACGGCCTCAACGTCCGCAAGCGGATCGAGACCATCTACAGCAAGCGCGGGTTCGCCAGCATCGACCCGCAGGACCTGCGCGGCCGGTTCCGCTGGTGGGGCCTGTACACGCAGCGCCGCCCCGGCATCCCCGGCGGGAAGACGGCGGTGCTGGAGCCGTATGAGCTTGACGACGAGTACTTCATGCTGCGGGTGCGCATCGACGGCGGTGCGCTCAGCCTGGAGCAGCTGCGCACGGTCGCCGAGATCTCCACGACGTACGCGCGCGACACCGCCGACGTCACCGACCGGCAGAACATCCAGCTGCACTGGATCCGGGTCGAGGACGTGCCGGTCATCTGGGAGAAGCTGGAGGCCGTCGGGCTCAGCACGACGGAGGCCTGCGGTGACGTGCCGCGGGTCATCCTGGGCTCCCCCGTCGCCGGCATCAGCGCCGCCGAGGTGCTGGACCCGACGTGGGCGGTCGACGAGATCCAGCGCCGCTACATCGGCTCGGCGGAGTTCTCGAACCTGCCGCGCAAGTTCAAGTCGGCGCTGAGCGGGCTGCCCGACATCGTCCACGAGGCCAACGACATCGCGTTCGTCGGCGTGAACCACCCCGAGCACGGCCCGGGCCTCGACCTCTGGGTCGGCGGCGGGCTGTCGACGAACCCGAAGCTGGCCGTCCGGCTCGGCGCGTGGGTGCCGCTGGAGGAGGCGCCGGAGGTCTGGGCCGGCGTCACCGGCATCTTCCGCGACTACGGCTACCGCCGGCTGCGGCACCGCGCGCGGCTGAAGTTCCTCGTCGACGACTGGGGCCCGGAGAAGTTCAGGGAGGTCCTCGAGAGCGACGAGTACCTCGGCCGCAAGCTCATCGACGGCCCGCCTCCCCCGCCGCACGTCGAACCGATCGACCACGTCGGCGTCCACGAGCAGAAGGACGGCCGGTTCTACGTCGGCGTCGCGCCGCTGGTCGGCCGGGTGTCCGGCACCATGCTGAGCAAGCTGGCCGACGTCGTCGAGGCGCACGGGTCGGGCCGGCTGCGCACGACGCCGCACCAGAAGCTCGTCATCCTCGACGTCGACGCCGACCAGGTCGAGTCGCTGGTGACGGCGCTCGACGCGATCGGGCTGCAGGCGCGGCCGAGCGTGTTCCGCCGCAGCACGATGGCCTGCACCGGCCTCGAGTACTGCAAGCTGGCCATCGTCGAGACGAAGCAGCTCGCCGTCGACACCATTGCCCAGCTGGAGCAGCGGCTGGCCGACCTCACCGACCAGCTGGACGTGCCGATCTCGCTGCACCTCAACGGCTGCCCGAACTCGTGCGCCCGCATCCAGGTCGCCGACATCGGGCTGAAGGGCCAGATCGTCAAGGGCGAGGAGGGCTTCCAGGTGCACCTCGGCGGCGGCCTCGGCCTCGACGCCGGCTTCGGCCGGAAGCTGCGCGGCCTGAAGGTGACGACCGCGGAGCTGCCCGAGTACGTGGAGCGCGTCGTCCGGCGCTTCATCGACCAGCGGACGGACGGCGAGCGCTTCGCCCAGTGGGTGGCGCGGGCCGACGAGGAGGCGCTCCAGTAATGAGCGAGACCAGGGCCGCGATCATGCACTGCCCGTTCTGTGCGGACGAGGACCTCCACCCCGTGGAGGAGCCGCACGGTGCATGGGAGTGCCGGTCCTGTCTGCGGGTGTTCTCGGTGAAACTGCTCGGCCTCTCGACCAGAAGGAGTGCAGGATGACCCTCTGCCCGACGAACTCCCTCGAGGCGCTCGCGCTGGACGCGGCCCGGAACCTGGAGGACGCGCCGGCCGGCGAGATCGTCCGCTGGGCGCACGAGACCTTCGGCGACCGGTTCGCCATCACCGCCTCGATGGCCGACGGCGTGCTGTCGCACGTCGCGTCGACGGCGGTGCCGGGCATCAAGGTGCTGTTCCTCGACACCGGCTATCACTTCGCCGAGACCATCGGCACCCGCGACGCCATCGCGGCGACGTACGACGTCGAGGTCGAGACGATCACGCACCCGCTGCGCGTCCCGGAGCACGAGGCCGAGTACGGGAAGCTGTACGAGATCGACTCCGACCTGTGCTGCGCCATCCGCAAGGTGTGGCCGCTGGACCGCGCGCTCAAGCCGTACGACGCCTGGGCCGGCGGCGTGCGCCGCTCCGAGTCGCCCACCCGCGCCAACACGCCGGTCGTCGCCTGGGACCCCAAGCGCGGCAAGGTCAAGGTGAACCCGCTGGCCACCTGGACCGACGAGCAGGTCGACGCCTACGTCGAGCAGCACAGCATCCTGGTGAACCCGCTGCGCGAGCTGGGCTTCCTGTCCATCGGCTGCGAGCCGTGCACGCGCCCCGTCGCCGAGGGCGAGGACGCCCGCGCCGGCCGGTGGTCGGGCTCGTCGAAGACCGAGTGCGGGATCAACATCTGATGTATCCGCTGCAGCTGGACGTCGCCGGCCGGCGGGTCGTCGTGGTCGGCGGCGGCCCGGTGGCCGCCCGTCGCACGGCGCCGCTGGCC
This Jiangella alba DNA region includes the following protein-coding sequences:
- a CDS encoding DUF2867 domain-containing protein, translating into MKLPDSAHTSRPWRIHELAPDFRLYDVWALPTPGGPDDFPRLVRQSATGDTSGSPSRVARALFAIRWKLGAWFGWDDPKAGVGGRVATLRDRLPDDLRDGPAGPEFDRLPFTSVFLTADEWAAELANRTVHAVLHLTWVEDGDGGHRGQMAVLVKPNGWFGRAYMGLIAPFRHLFVYPPLMRQIDHDWRTAP
- a CDS encoding TetR/AcrR family transcriptional regulator; the protein is MSRTRPGERPTQADRRARSRDALLEAAARGLSRYGYGHLSLERVARDAGYTRGALYHQFRDKQELTLAVIDWGIGTWQQEVGPLIERETEPVAALLTLARGHAVYCRRDIARMAIALRLEFSGQDHPVGREIERGYEALVCLCEGLIQDGRRAGAIPAGVPSRTLALAFVGALEGTVIALAGHDPHDETLAARAVGGVLGLDSAPIARRTDP
- a CDS encoding nitrite/sulfite reductase, with the protein product MSPTQTPAPKRPKGQGQWALGHLEPLNPNERIKKDDDGLNVRKRIETIYSKRGFASIDPQDLRGRFRWWGLYTQRRPGIPGGKTAVLEPYELDDEYFMLRVRIDGGALSLEQLRTVAEISTTYARDTADVTDRQNIQLHWIRVEDVPVIWEKLEAVGLSTTEACGDVPRVILGSPVAGISAAEVLDPTWAVDEIQRRYIGSAEFSNLPRKFKSALSGLPDIVHEANDIAFVGVNHPEHGPGLDLWVGGGLSTNPKLAVRLGAWVPLEEAPEVWAGVTGIFRDYGYRRLRHRARLKFLVDDWGPEKFREVLESDEYLGRKLIDGPPPPPHVEPIDHVGVHEQKDGRFYVGVAPLVGRVSGTMLSKLADVVEAHGSGRLRTTPHQKLVILDVDADQVESLVTALDAIGLQARPSVFRRSTMACTGLEYCKLAIVETKQLAVDTIAQLEQRLADLTDQLDVPISLHLNGCPNSCARIQVADIGLKGQIVKGEEGFQVHLGGGLGLDAGFGRKLRGLKVTTAELPEYVERVVRRFIDQRTDGERFAQWVARADEEALQ
- a CDS encoding phosphoadenylyl-sulfate reductase produces the protein MTLCPTNSLEALALDAARNLEDAPAGEIVRWAHETFGDRFAITASMADGVLSHVASTAVPGIKVLFLDTGYHFAETIGTRDAIAATYDVEVETITHPLRVPEHEAEYGKLYEIDSDLCCAIRKVWPLDRALKPYDAWAGGVRRSESPTRANTPVVAWDPKRGKVKVNPLATWTDEQVDAYVEQHSILVNPLRELGFLSIGCEPCTRPVAEGEDARAGRWSGSSKTECGINI